Proteins from a genomic interval of Drosophila melanogaster chromosome 2R:
- the tapas gene encoding tapas, isoform F: MVRQQKTSKSTSLSKPTPIAQKPKPIAQKHTHGNKYHYQQRNKQPNHQPDQEIGRAAKCENQAIAEHKQDLTGIITQELFESFNNIQGPFSENLQVFNKNPEYITRRKKELKKEDDLDRGQITKEVAREKQKEKETRDRAVTETIFVTIENKKAPVMNGHGPRHVKVANGQDKHNDGKPPLRAILGNSASQRQQDTSTVYHSPESSFKRPRHPRVMYPGHQRTTGVSVNHRLKVTPQSDAPTPAVAPITPPASPEYAQTTTAAKATYKEDIHGGQGETGNVVTNPKVKVPLKFDPSLDPVSTLNFYCAANDFEKPAYNIFNKLRNLHCSVQIAGDVYSSYPQEFTDKETAYQRTAQIAIQRIMHAQSHQKLSACTFSDVEFIDGLYKELLKHPHGILGHKLEDWYGSTFRQHLPSHWYDLIVKSNKIRVEHGIDPRIILFANDPGSSEPDRTSITTLPQMVLPWQSSEGGSHDWNMFISFCDSTKIVWARMIDQIANFEELTKHIGRQMESPHFRQKVSKPYAQEVYLVEMPDGWNRVRAISVDEETRSGRYHFIDFGDVAMFHSEDLFHCPPQFLALPAQAVCLSMYALDKFEDHPHALQVLTKELDGQTVVAHVLTTEKQFLELGGSAQGVVENGKRRACLVATLYDTSTAEDIHLNDLVAKRITKCTPAPSLSDEKKIGKTTPILVSHINDDGDLMVLLRNDDLKFVERSIAQTVADLGEQDRVSYSDLLHDRHIFVCDETVDGVKQWFRGRLVTRPLNPDEESFDVYYVDDGRQRKAHISNIYRLEANNRALATFPPQAIPVRLHDVPEIGGHMLHRLRGLIPWRTEALLKVVAMDGGKPLVNVFIREDPESMYMCVNIGLRLELEMASSIHPEKYDHTLLSSNVQLPRRGSFSSVFSNQSSSSDLVATTPPVTPEKKPSARSTGSTFSSLMLKDYEAIPAVGAYFEVRVALSVNPGHFAVQPYKYYNQLQTLMKNLQEHCQKTAAKGVQPSQLAIGEAYAAPDSEGVYHRVSIHKIYDEIIHVRFVDVGDDGVIACDQLKTLNPELRKLPKMALPAQLYGIQLTDVVWSKENCVRFRELSLGQKFIGIVRRMTKQKDGGRALCLELVDTSTPKDIKLHEILINEKHAQPAT; encoded by the exons ATGGTACGTCAGCAGAAGACCAGCAAGTCCACAAGCTTATCGAAGCCCACTCCAATTGCCCAGAAGCCCAAGCCAATTGCCCAGAAGCACACTCACGGCAATAAGTACCACTACCAGCAACGGAATAAGCAGCCGAATCATCAGCCGGATCAAGAAATAGGAAGAGCAGCTAAGTGTGAGAATCAGGCTATAGCCGAGCATAAACAAGATCTAACGGGCATCATAACCCAAGAGCTGTTTGAAAGTTTCAATAATATTCAAGGTCCGTTTTCGGAAAACCTGCAGGTTTTCAACAAAAATCCAGAATATATCACAAGGCGAAAGAAAGAGCTTAAGAAAGAAGACGATCTAGATCGTGGTCAAATAACGAAGGAAGTCGCTAGGGAAAAACAGAAGGAAAAAGAAACCCGCGATCGGGCTGTGACGGAAACGATCTTCGTAACAATTGAGAACAAAAAGGCACCAGTCATGAATGGACATGGACCAAGGCACGTTAAAGTGGCTAACGGACAAGACAAACACAATGACGGCAAACCTCCGCTGCGTGCCATACTGGGCAACAGTGCTTCGCAGCGCCAGCAAGATACAAGCACCGTCTATCACAGCCCTGAATCCTCATTCAAGCGGCCACGTCATCCGCGAGTAATGTACCCTGGTCACCAGCGCACCACGGGCGTCTCTGTGAATCACAGATTGAAAGTAACGCCGCAATCGGATGCACCCACGCCAGCGGTAGCGCCCATCACGCCGCCAGCTTCGCCGGAATACGCTCAAACGACAACCGCCGCTAAAGCGACGTACAAAGAAGATATCCACGGAGGTCAAGGTGAAACAGGCAATGTCGTTACAAATCCAAAAGTTAAGGTGCCACTTAAATTCGATCCCTCACTTGATCCCGTCTCCACGCTCAACTTCTATTGCGCGGCAAATGACTTTGAGAAACCTGCATACAACATATTCAACAAGCTACGGAACCTACATTGTTCAGTGCAAATCGCTGGCGATGTTTACAGTAGCTATCCGCAGGAGTTCACCGATAAGGAGACAGCATACCAACGCACAGCACAGATCGCCATCCAGCGCATCATGCATGCCCAGTCACACCAAAAGCTTTCTGCTTGCACATTTAGCGATGTGGAGTTTATCGATGGATTGTACAAGGAGCTGTTAAAGCACCCACATGGCATATTGGGTCACAAGCTGGAGGATTGGTACGGCAGCACCTTCCGGCAACATCTGCCCAGTCATTGGTACGATTTGATCGTGAAGTCAAATAAAATTCGTGTTGAGCACGGCATTGATCCAAGGATCATATTGTTTGCCAACGATCCTGGTTCATCGGAGCCGGACCGCACCAGCATAACCACCCTGCCACAGATGGTGCTGCCGTGGCAGTCAAGCGAAGGAGGATCGCACGACTGGAACATGTTCATCAGCTTCTGCGACTCCACCAAGATAGTGTGGGCTCGGATGATCGATCAGATCGCAAACTTTGAGGAACTGACGAAGCATATTGGACGCCAAATGGAGTCTCCGCATTTCCGACAAAAGGTCTCTAAACCTTACGCTCAGGAAGTCTATTTAGTGGAGATGCCCGATGGCTGGAATCGTGTTCGTGCAATTTCTGTGGATGAGGAGACCCGCTCGGGCCGTTATCACTTTATCGACTTTGGCGATGTGGCAATGTTTCATTCAGAAGATCTCTTCCACTGTCCACCGCAGTTCTTGGCGCTCCCGGCCCAGGCCGTGTGCCTCAGCATGTATGCGTTGGATAAGTTCGAGGATCATCCGCACGCTCTGCAGGTTTTAACAAAGGAGCTGGACGGCCAGACGGTTGTGGCCCATGTGCTCACCACGGAGAAGCAGTTCCTGGAACTGGGTGGATCTGCCCAGGGTGTGGTGGAGAACGGTAAGCGTCGGGCGTGCTTGGTGGCCACGCTGTACGACACCTCAACGGCTGAGGACATTCATCTGAACGATCTGGTTGCGAAAAGAATAACGAAGTGCACGCCGGCACCATCGCTGAGTGATGAAAAGAAGATCGGCAAGACCACGCCCATTCTTGTGTCTCACATCAACGATGATGGTGATCTAATGGTGCTGCTACGCAATGATGACCTTAAGTTTGTGGAGCGCAGTATTGCGCAAACTGTGGCTGATTTGGGCGAGCAGGACCGAGTGAGCTATTCGGATCTGCTCCACGACCGCCATATATTCGTGTGCGACGAGACTGTCGATGGCGTCAAGCAGTGGTTCCGCGGGCGACTGGTCACCAGACCACTGAATCCGGACGAAGAGTCCTTCGATGTCTACTACGTGGACGATGGACGGCAGCGTAAGGCGCACATCTCTAATATCTACCGCCTGGAGGCAAACAACAGAGCTCTGGCTACGTTCCCGCCACAGGCGATACCCGTTCGCCTGCACGACGTTCCAGAGATCGGAGGTCATATGCTTCATCGCCTGCGTGGTCTGATACCTTGGCGCACCGAAGCTCTC CTGAAGGTTGTGGCCATGGATGGTGGTAAGCCTCTGGTAAACGTATTCATCCGCGAGGATCCGGAGTCCATGTATATGTGCGTGAACATTGGCCTTCGCCTGGAGCTCGAGATGGCTAG CTCCATTCATCCGGAGAAGTATGATCATACGCTCCTGAGCTCCAATGTCCAGCTGCCCAGACGCGGTAGCTTCAGCTCCGTGTTCTCGAAtcagagcagcagcagcgacctTGTCGCTACCACTCCCCCGGTGACGCCAGAGAAGAAACCATCCGCAAGATCGACCGGCAGCACCTTTTCGTCTCTCATGCTCAAGGATTACGAGGCTATTCCGGCAGTGGGTGCCTATTTCGAGGTGCGCGTTGCCCTCTCCGTCAATCCCGGTCACTTTGCG GTGCAACCGTACAAATACTATAACCAGCTGCAGACTTTGATGAAGAATTTACAAGAGCATTGCCAAAAGACGGCAGCCAAGGGAGTGCAGCCTTCACAACTGGCCATTGGAGAGGCCTACGCTGCCCCTGACTCCGAAGGCGTATATCATCG CGTAAGTATTCACAAGATTTACGATGAGATTATACACGTGCGTTTCGTCGACGTGGGCGACGATGGAGTAATTGCCTGTGATCAACTGAAAACTCTAAATCCGGAGTTAAGAAAGCTGCCCAAGATGGCATTGCCAGCACAACTTTATG GCATACAACTGACTGATGTAGTATGGAGCAAGGAGAACTGCGTCCGATTCCGGGAACTGTCGCTGGGTCAGAAGTTTATTGGCATTGTGCGGCGAATGACTAAACAAAAGGATGGCGGACGAGCGCTGTGCCTGGAGCTGGTGGACACCTCCACGCCGAAAGATATTAAGCTGCACGAGATTCTCATCAATGAGAAGCACGCACAGCCAGCAACATAA